The following are encoded in a window of Planctomycetota bacterium genomic DNA:
- a CDS encoding tetratricopeptide repeat protein codes for MAEVPVTMCPPLGRLGPPTVQGQCMGGKTVTNVFEEIDKACREGRGDAAAGLLAKVPSDETETAAYQFRLGYVREIQGDYEQAIEAYERALQLDATHRKTLFRLAFLYDMRGEEQLAIDYYKQCVQQPPIHEGALVNLGVLYDDAGRYDEAIECFERVLAVNPNQMRARLFLRDAEASTAMYYDEESERHRDKRNQVLEIPVTDFELSVRSRNCLRKMNIRTLGDLIRHTEQELLSYKNFGETSLLEIKDMLASKGLYLGMATEGLEGRVEFVAPPVPRAAPLSGAARGASMPIADLELSARSRKVLERLGIETLGDVSRLTEEKLLGCKNFGETSLNEIKQILQRYGLSLAG; via the coding sequence ATGGCGGAAGTTCCTGTTACAATGTGCCCTCCGCTCGGGCGGCTGGGGCCGCCGACGGTGCAAGGGCAGTGCATGGGAGGCAAGACCGTGACTAATGTGTTTGAGGAAATCGACAAGGCCTGCCGGGAGGGGCGGGGCGACGCCGCCGCCGGCCTGCTCGCCAAGGTGCCAAGCGACGAGACCGAGACCGCCGCGTACCAGTTCCGCCTGGGATACGTCCGTGAGATCCAGGGAGACTACGAGCAGGCGATCGAGGCCTACGAGCGCGCGCTGCAATTGGACGCGACGCATCGGAAGACGCTTTTTCGGCTGGCGTTCCTGTACGACATGCGCGGCGAAGAGCAACTGGCGATCGATTACTACAAACAGTGCGTCCAGCAGCCGCCCATTCACGAAGGGGCGCTGGTGAACCTCGGCGTGCTGTATGACGATGCGGGGCGCTACGACGAGGCGATCGAGTGTTTCGAGCGGGTTCTGGCGGTGAATCCGAACCAGATGCGAGCGCGGTTGTTCCTTCGCGACGCGGAGGCCTCGACGGCCATGTATTACGATGAGGAGAGCGAACGGCACCGCGACAAGCGGAACCAGGTGCTCGAAATCCCCGTGACGGACTTCGAACTTAGCGTCCGCAGCCGCAACTGCCTCCGCAAAATGAACATCCGAACGCTCGGCGACCTGATCCGACACACGGAGCAGGAACTGCTTTCCTATAAAAACTTCGGCGAAACGAGCCTCCTGGAAATCAAGGACATGCTGGCCTCGAAAGGGCTGTACCTCGGAATGGCCACCGAGGGACTGGAAGGTCGCGTGGAGTTCGTGGCCCCCCCGGTGCCGCGTGCGGCGCCGCTCTCCGGTGCGGCGCGAGGCGCAAGCATGCCCATTGCCGACCTGGAACTCAGCGCCCGGAGTCGAAAGGTCCTCGAGCGCCTCGGCATCGAAACGCTGGGTGACGTGAGCCGCCTTACGGAGGAGAAACTCCTGGGCTGCAAGAACTTCGGCGAAACGTCGCTTAACGAAATCAAGCAAATCCTCCAACGTTACGGGCTTTCGCTTGCCGGCTAG